From Xiphophorus couchianus chromosome 23, X_couchianus-1.0, whole genome shotgun sequence, one genomic window encodes:
- the LOC114138967 gene encoding uncharacterized protein LOC114138967 isoform X2 — protein sequence MWCYQKPGFEALLLAELQRQQQCSQFCDTLLKAGGVSVPAHSCILSAISPHISSALSSSPAPPSGQSRLLEFQALGACTLLHIIRLLYSGEMAGEGEDEKQEAIYAAAKLGISDLVEVTKSRGRFGGGTEQYTEVGVQTEPQSTEEQEGRLVRWRREVRDGSTYLWKDTEVSGGGRDMWTQTEEQLVNSCPPVPSVVPYETIDMSVLQSLGQTDSHQLVTLIYPPEKNQTLQYTSAPPGCLQESTTPGSTSVAKMTPQYAPLPAPLPAPLPHFSTQTAPCVADSQSCWADLNPEEWEGKSLEQFEGNIVGFINHFLNPEKRESPRRGWAGRRPRGAQAAKSGQERTRRPRRRAGGRGRGAFTQKVDVQEIGVGKLQKLFLHRWRVRTPRAGQGGGAVGRRLHQKTREELEPAKKKPRRRGNVFEEDQSQEAQQGGGGANTQRGRRKTTQQVAKAGLPIGTDQICRNQPTLDYHSDPSNNLYTPSHLYSPQFAPPAPPPHEDEPEHIDRLLEEVFQDLDILPNNKAPLSQCLSTGSDTSGNSAIQNKHQAQISSSEMPVLQQQCEGELNDILDNLIQSFEQPDESNNTRKENETLVESSPEARQPVAFQRKHETAKIHEETPHTPSLQRIVNHCRLREELELAKKEPRRHGNMFEEDQSQEAQQGGGGANTQRKPLTHLLYSEGVEKVVFTNCSTPGEHLYTRCSQTPGVQRGYTGLPDTQDVSSRNSKSIKQARRPKRRRANTYLFSLEKRKVKKLAPPLNSKATSGQQQQEKQLQHTPVVKLARDNLLSVREALQGNNCEEKSPPPLKKKSHFGRFRRHFVTKFYPVRSRFRDPQIQNLLPFLEEDPVQTTTPPKRRHGRPKKNGNLLSSSHVESTTTSKSNSETETCETVIVEDDVDVVGGMGPAPEPVTITWTDSSEEEIDVEI from the exons ATGTGGTGCTACCAGAAACCGGGCTTCGAAGCCCTCCTCCTCGCTGAGCTACAGAGACAACAACAGTGCAGCCAGTTCTGTGACACTTTGCTCAAAGCTGGAG GTGTTTCAGTCCCAGCACACAGTTGCATTCTGTCAGCCATCAGCCCTCACATCTCCTCGGCTCTGTCGTCCTCACCGGCGCCCCCTTCTGGGCAGAGCCGTCTCCTGGAGTTCCAGGCACTGGGCGCCTGCACCCTGCTGCACATCATCCGGCTCCTTTACTCCGGAGAGATGGCTGGGGAGGGGGAGGACGAGAAGCAGGAGGCCATTTACGCTGCAGCCAAGCTCGGCATCAGCGACTTGGTGGAGGTGACGAAGAGCAGAGGAAGGTTTGGTGGAGGGACAGAGCAGTACACGGAGGTAGGGGTCCAAACGGAGCCACAGAGTACAGAGGAGCAGGAGGGGAGGCTGGTCAGATGGAGGAGAGAGGTGAGGGATGGGTCCACCTATCTGTGGAAAGACACGGAGGTGTCAGGTGGAGGAAGAGACATGTGGACTCAAACTGAGGAACAGCTTGTCAACTCATGTCCTCCTGTCCCCTCAGTGGTCCCCTATGAGACCATCGACATGAGCGTCCTCCAGAGTTTAGGACAGACAGATTCTCATCAGCTTGTCACGCTCATCTATCCACCTGAAAAAAACCAAACGCTGCAGTACACCTCTGCTCCACCAGGCTGTCTGCAGGAATCCACCACACCTGGAAGCACATCTGTCGCCAAAATGACGCCACAGTACGCGcctcttcctgctcctcttcctgctcctcttcctcatttcTCCACCCAGACGGCTCCCTGTGTGGCTGATTCTCAGAGCTGCTGGGCCGACCTTAACCCAGAGGAGTGGGAAGGAAAGAGTTTGGAGCAGTTTGAGGGAAACATCGTGGGATTCATCAACCACTTCCTGAACCCGGAGAAGAGGGAGAGCCCTCGCAGGGGGTGGGCAGGGAGGAGGCCAAGGGGTGCCCAGGCAGCCAAGAGCGGACAGGAGAGGACCAGGAGACCCAGAAGGAGGGCTGGAGGGAGGGGGCGAGGCGCGTTCACTCAGAAAGTGGATGTGCAGGAGATTGGGGTGGGCAAACTGCAGAAACTGTTCCTGCACAGGTGGAGGGTGAGGACGCCCAGAGCAGGTCAGGGTGGGGGCGCTGTAGGTAGGAGGTTGCACCAAAAGACCAGGGAGGAGCTGGAGCCGGCCAAGAAGAAGCCAAGGAGACGTGGAAATGTGTTTGAGGAGGACCAGAGTCAGGAGGCGCAGCAAGGTGGAGGGGGAGCGAACACCCAGCGGGGGAGAAGAAAAACCACACAGCAGGTTGCCAAG GCCGGTCTTCCTATTGGCACGGATCAAATCTGCAGGAACCAGCCAACACTAGATTACCACTCTGATCCATCCAACAACCTCTACA CACCATCCCATCTCTACAGCCCGCAgtttgctcctccagctcctccgcCTCATGAGGACGAGCCTGAGCACATCGATCGTTTGTTGGAGGAGGTCTTTCAGGATCTGGACATCTTACCAAACAACAAAGCTCCTCTTTCACAGTGTCTTTCAACAGGCAGCGACACTTCTGGCAACTCTGCTATCCAAAACAAACACCAGGCCCAGATTAGCAGCTCTGAGATGCCAGTGCTGCAGCAGCAATGTGAGGGGGAGCTGAATGACATTCTGGATAACTTAATCCAATCATTTGAGCAGCCTGATGAAAGCAATAACACCAGGAAGGAGAACGAGACGCTCGTTGAGAGCTCTCCAGAAGCCAGACAGCCAGTCGCTTTCCAGAGGAAACACGAAACAGCCAAGATTCACGAAGAAACCCCTCACACACCTTCTCTACAGCGCATAGTCAATCACTGTAGATTGAgggaggagctggagctggCCAAGAAGGAGCCAAGGAGACATGGAAACATGTTTGAGGAGGACCAGAGTCAGGAGGCGCAGCAAGGCGGAGGGGGAGCGAACACCCAGCGGAAACCCCTCACACACCTTCTCTACAGCGAAGGTGTAGAGAAGGTGGTGTTCACCAATTGTTCAACACCTGGTGAACACCTGTACACCAGGTGTTCTCAAACACCTGGTGTACAGAGGGGTTATACCGGACTACCAGACACCCAGGATGTTTCCTCTAGAAACTCCAAATCCATCAAACAAGCAAGGAGGCCAAAGAGAAGGAGGGCAAACACGTATCTGTTTTCATTAGAGAAGAGAAAGGTGAAGAAGCTGGCACCGCCACTGAACTCAAAGGCCACGTCGGGTCAGCAACAGCaggagaagcagctgcagcataCACCGGTGGTAAAACTGGCCAGAGACAACTTGCTGTCAGTCAGAGAGGCGCTGCAGGGAAACAACTGTGAGGAAAAG AGTCCACcaccattaaagaaaaaatcccATTTTGGCCGTTTCAGAAGGCACTTTGTCACAAAGTTCTACCCAGTCAGGAGCAGATTTAGGGATCCACAAATCCAG AACCTTTTGCCTTTTCTGGAGGAGGATCCTGTACAGACAACAACACCACCAAAACGAAGGCATGGCAGGCCGAAGAAAAATGGAAATCTTCTTAGTTCATCTCATGTTGAGAGTACAACAACTTCAAAGAGCAACTCTGAGACGGAAACATGTGAAACAGTCATTGTGGAGGATGATGTAGATGTGGTTGGAGGTATGGGGCCAGCCCCTGAACCTGTCACCATAACCTGGACAGACTCCTCAGAGGAAGAAATTGATGTTGAGATCTGA
- the crybb1l1 gene encoding beta-crystallin B1, producing the protein MSTGDKAKTSSQTDGKAVQGKKSEMGMMSYKMYVFDQENFQGRMIEIVNECMNVCEMGMDRVRSLRIECGPFVGFEQMNFCGEMYILEKGEYPRWDSWSNCQRNDYLLSFRPVRMDPEKHKICLYEVGEFKGRKMEIMDDDVPSLFSYGFTDRVGSIMVGCGTWVGYQFPGYRGSQYLLEKGDYRHFNEYGARYPQFQSVRRIRDMQWHPHGCYTMASK; encoded by the exons ATGTCCACTGGAGATAAGGCCAAGACTTCCTCCCAGACTGACGGCAAGGCCGTCCAGGGCAAGAAGTCTGAGATGGGGATGATGTCCTACAAG ATGTACGTGTTCGATCAGGAGAACTTCCAGGGTCGCATGATCGAGATCGTCAATGAGTGCATGAATGTGTGTGAGATGGGCATGGACCGCGTGCGTTCCCTGCGCATTGAGTGTGGACC CTTCGTTGGATTTGAGCAGATGAACTTCTGCGGTGAGATGTACATTCTGGAGAAGGGCGAGTATCCCCGCTGGGACTCCTGGAGCAACTGCCAGAGGAATGACTACCTGCTGTCCTTCAGGCCTGTCAGAATg GACCCCGAGAAGCACAAGATCTGCCTGTATGAGGTGGGAGAGTTCAAGGGCCGCAAGATGGAGATCATGGACGACGACGTTCCCAGCCTGTTCTCCTACGGCTTCACAGACAGAGTGGGCAGCATCATGGTCGGCTGTGGAAC CTGGGTGGGATACCAGTTCCCTGGATACCGCGGCAGCCAGTATCTGCTGGAGAAGGGCGACTACAGGCACTTCAATGAGTATGGCGCCCGCTACCCCCAGTTCCAGTCCGTGAGGCGTATCCGTGACATGCAGTGGCACCCACACGGCTGCTACACCATGGCCAGCAAGTGA
- the cryba1l1 gene encoding crystallin, beta A1, like 1, which produces MYKTTRSPMMQPLVNSGMGMAPFFKVTVFEQEHFQGKCLEFTSECCNIQECGMDTIRSIRVESGAWVGFEHHDFQGQQFIMERGEYPHWDAYSGNISYHVERLMSFRPIYCASHQSSRMIIFERENFMGRNAELCDDYPSLQAMGWMMPEVGSMHVQCGAFVCYQFPGYRGQQYIMECERHSGDYQHWRNWGSHCQTPQIQSIRRIQH; this is translated from the exons ATGTACAAAACTACAAGGTCCCCAATGATGCAGCCTTTGGTCAACTCAGGAATGGGCATGGCTCCTTTCTTCAAG GTGACTGTGTTCGAGCAGGAGCATTTCCAAGGAAAATGCCTGGAGTTCACCTCTGAATGCTGCAACATCCAGGAGTGCGGAATGGACACCATCCGCTCCATCAGGGTGGAGAGCGGAGC CTGGGTGGGCTTCGAGCACCACGACTTCCAGGGTCAGCAGTTCATTATGGAGAGGGGAGAGTACCCCCACTGGGATGCGTACAGTGGAAATATCTCCTACCATGTGGAGCGTCTTATGTCTTTCCGCCCCATCTACTGCGCT TCCCACCAGAGCAGCCGCATGATCATTTTCGAGAGGGAGAACTTTATGGGCCGCAACGCAGAGCTCTGCGACGACTACCCCTCTCTGCAGGCCATGGGCTGGATGATGCCTGAGGTCGGCTCCATGCACGTGCAGTGCGGCGC CTTCGTGTGCTACCAGTTCCCTGGCTACAGGGGTCAGCAGTACATCATGGAGTGTGAGAGACACAGTGGAGACTACCAGCACTGGAGGAACTGGGGCTCTCACTGCCAGACCCCTCAGATCCAGTCCATTAGACGCATTCAGCACTGA
- the LOC114138967 gene encoding uncharacterized protein LOC114138967 isoform X1 — protein sequence MWCYQKPGFEALLLAELQRQQQCSQFCDTLLKAGGVSVPAHSCILSAISPHISSALSSSPAPPSGQSRLLEFQALGACTLLHIIRLLYSGEMAGEGEDEKQEAIYAAAKLGISDLVEVTKSRGRFGGGTEQYTEVGVQTEPQSTEEQEGRLVRWRREVRDGSTYLWKDTEVSGGGRDMWTQTEEQLVNSCPPVPSVVPYETIDMSVLQSLGQTDSHQLVTLIYPPEKNQTLQYTSAPPGCLQESTTPGSTSVAKMTPQYAPLPAPLPAPLPHFSTQTAPCVADSQSCWADLNPEEWEGKSLEQFEGNIVGFINHFLNPEKRESPRRGWAGRRPRGAQAAKSGQERTRRPRRRAGGRGRGAFTQKVDVQEIGVGKLQKLFLHRWRVRTPRAGQGGGAVGRRLHQKTREELEPAKKKPRRRGNVFEEDQSQEAQQGGGGANTQRGRRKTTQQVAKAGLPIGTDQICRNQPTLDYHSDPSNNLYSGPSLMSSSPSIRPMCSHAASYVSAAPSHLYSPQFAPPAPPPHEDEPEHIDRLLEEVFQDLDILPNNKAPLSQCLSTGSDTSGNSAIQNKHQAQISSSEMPVLQQQCEGELNDILDNLIQSFEQPDESNNTRKENETLVESSPEARQPVAFQRKHETAKIHEETPHTPSLQRIVNHCRLREELELAKKEPRRHGNMFEEDQSQEAQQGGGGANTQRKPLTHLLYSEGVEKVVFTNCSTPGEHLYTRCSQTPGVQRGYTGLPDTQDVSSRNSKSIKQARRPKRRRANTYLFSLEKRKVKKLAPPLNSKATSGQQQQEKQLQHTPVVKLARDNLLSVREALQGNNCEEKSPPPLKKKSHFGRFRRHFVTKFYPVRSRFRDPQIQNLLPFLEEDPVQTTTPPKRRHGRPKKNGNLLSSSHVESTTTSKSNSETETCETVIVEDDVDVVGGMGPAPEPVTITWTDSSEEEIDVEI from the exons ATGTGGTGCTACCAGAAACCGGGCTTCGAAGCCCTCCTCCTCGCTGAGCTACAGAGACAACAACAGTGCAGCCAGTTCTGTGACACTTTGCTCAAAGCTGGAG GTGTTTCAGTCCCAGCACACAGTTGCATTCTGTCAGCCATCAGCCCTCACATCTCCTCGGCTCTGTCGTCCTCACCGGCGCCCCCTTCTGGGCAGAGCCGTCTCCTGGAGTTCCAGGCACTGGGCGCCTGCACCCTGCTGCACATCATCCGGCTCCTTTACTCCGGAGAGATGGCTGGGGAGGGGGAGGACGAGAAGCAGGAGGCCATTTACGCTGCAGCCAAGCTCGGCATCAGCGACTTGGTGGAGGTGACGAAGAGCAGAGGAAGGTTTGGTGGAGGGACAGAGCAGTACACGGAGGTAGGGGTCCAAACGGAGCCACAGAGTACAGAGGAGCAGGAGGGGAGGCTGGTCAGATGGAGGAGAGAGGTGAGGGATGGGTCCACCTATCTGTGGAAAGACACGGAGGTGTCAGGTGGAGGAAGAGACATGTGGACTCAAACTGAGGAACAGCTTGTCAACTCATGTCCTCCTGTCCCCTCAGTGGTCCCCTATGAGACCATCGACATGAGCGTCCTCCAGAGTTTAGGACAGACAGATTCTCATCAGCTTGTCACGCTCATCTATCCACCTGAAAAAAACCAAACGCTGCAGTACACCTCTGCTCCACCAGGCTGTCTGCAGGAATCCACCACACCTGGAAGCACATCTGTCGCCAAAATGACGCCACAGTACGCGcctcttcctgctcctcttcctgctcctcttcctcatttcTCCACCCAGACGGCTCCCTGTGTGGCTGATTCTCAGAGCTGCTGGGCCGACCTTAACCCAGAGGAGTGGGAAGGAAAGAGTTTGGAGCAGTTTGAGGGAAACATCGTGGGATTCATCAACCACTTCCTGAACCCGGAGAAGAGGGAGAGCCCTCGCAGGGGGTGGGCAGGGAGGAGGCCAAGGGGTGCCCAGGCAGCCAAGAGCGGACAGGAGAGGACCAGGAGACCCAGAAGGAGGGCTGGAGGGAGGGGGCGAGGCGCGTTCACTCAGAAAGTGGATGTGCAGGAGATTGGGGTGGGCAAACTGCAGAAACTGTTCCTGCACAGGTGGAGGGTGAGGACGCCCAGAGCAGGTCAGGGTGGGGGCGCTGTAGGTAGGAGGTTGCACCAAAAGACCAGGGAGGAGCTGGAGCCGGCCAAGAAGAAGCCAAGGAGACGTGGAAATGTGTTTGAGGAGGACCAGAGTCAGGAGGCGCAGCAAGGTGGAGGGGGAGCGAACACCCAGCGGGGGAGAAGAAAAACCACACAGCAGGTTGCCAAG GCCGGTCTTCCTATTGGCACGGATCAAATCTGCAGGAACCAGCCAACACTAGATTACCACTCTGATCCATCCAACAACCTCTACAGTGGGCCTAGTTTAATGTCTTCCAGTCCCTCCATTCGACCGATGTGTTCTCATGCTGCATCATATGTTTCCGCAGCACCATCCCATCTCTACAGCCCGCAgtttgctcctccagctcctccgcCTCATGAGGACGAGCCTGAGCACATCGATCGTTTGTTGGAGGAGGTCTTTCAGGATCTGGACATCTTACCAAACAACAAAGCTCCTCTTTCACAGTGTCTTTCAACAGGCAGCGACACTTCTGGCAACTCTGCTATCCAAAACAAACACCAGGCCCAGATTAGCAGCTCTGAGATGCCAGTGCTGCAGCAGCAATGTGAGGGGGAGCTGAATGACATTCTGGATAACTTAATCCAATCATTTGAGCAGCCTGATGAAAGCAATAACACCAGGAAGGAGAACGAGACGCTCGTTGAGAGCTCTCCAGAAGCCAGACAGCCAGTCGCTTTCCAGAGGAAACACGAAACAGCCAAGATTCACGAAGAAACCCCTCACACACCTTCTCTACAGCGCATAGTCAATCACTGTAGATTGAgggaggagctggagctggCCAAGAAGGAGCCAAGGAGACATGGAAACATGTTTGAGGAGGACCAGAGTCAGGAGGCGCAGCAAGGCGGAGGGGGAGCGAACACCCAGCGGAAACCCCTCACACACCTTCTCTACAGCGAAGGTGTAGAGAAGGTGGTGTTCACCAATTGTTCAACACCTGGTGAACACCTGTACACCAGGTGTTCTCAAACACCTGGTGTACAGAGGGGTTATACCGGACTACCAGACACCCAGGATGTTTCCTCTAGAAACTCCAAATCCATCAAACAAGCAAGGAGGCCAAAGAGAAGGAGGGCAAACACGTATCTGTTTTCATTAGAGAAGAGAAAGGTGAAGAAGCTGGCACCGCCACTGAACTCAAAGGCCACGTCGGGTCAGCAACAGCaggagaagcagctgcagcataCACCGGTGGTAAAACTGGCCAGAGACAACTTGCTGTCAGTCAGAGAGGCGCTGCAGGGAAACAACTGTGAGGAAAAG AGTCCACcaccattaaagaaaaaatcccATTTTGGCCGTTTCAGAAGGCACTTTGTCACAAAGTTCTACCCAGTCAGGAGCAGATTTAGGGATCCACAAATCCAG AACCTTTTGCCTTTTCTGGAGGAGGATCCTGTACAGACAACAACACCACCAAAACGAAGGCATGGCAGGCCGAAGAAAAATGGAAATCTTCTTAGTTCATCTCATGTTGAGAGTACAACAACTTCAAAGAGCAACTCTGAGACGGAAACATGTGAAACAGTCATTGTGGAGGATGATGTAGATGTGGTTGGAGGTATGGGGCCAGCCCCTGAACCTGTCACCATAACCTGGACAGACTCCTCAGAGGAAGAAATTGATGTTGAGATCTGA
- the cabp2b gene encoding calcium-binding protein 2 isoform X2, producing MLRLQKQLQGSVSLTELVCCFVGTHAWISSEQHIRKIKERSGEGSCREEVFLSGVLVMGNCTKPSMTTKLRKDRELRPEELEELRVAFVEFDKNKKGYISHRDLGECMRTMGYMPTEMELIELSQQISGGKIDFEDFVELMGPKLLAETADMIGVKELRDAFKEFDSDGDGQISLTELREAMKKLMGEQVTNREISEILKDVDLNGDGQVDFEEFVRMMSR from the exons ATGCTGCGTCTGCAGAAACAACTACAGGGTTCGGTAAGCTTAACTGagttagtttgttgttttgtgggAACTCATGCATGGATTTCATCTGAGCaacatattagaaaaataaaggagAGGTCGGGGGAAGGTAGCTGCAGGGAGGAAGTTTTTTTATCTGGAGTTTTGGTGATGGGAAACTGCACAAAACCATCTATGACAACCAAACTCAGGAAG GACAGAGAGCTGAGACCAGAGGAGCTTGAAG AGCTCCGCGTGGCGTTTGTGGAGTTTGACAAGAACAAGAAGGGCTACATCAGTCACAGAGACCTGGGGGAGTGCATGAGGACGATGGGATACATGCCCACCGAGATGGAGCTCATCGAACTGAGCCAACAGATCA gtgGAGGCAAGATTGACTTTGAGGATTTTGTGGAGCTGATGGGACCAAAGCTGCTGGCAGAGACAGCAGACATGATCGGAGTCAAAGAGCTACGAGACGCATTCAAAGAG TTTGACTCCGACGGTGACGGTCAGATCAGTTTGACGGAGCTGCGTGAAGCCATGAAGAAGCTGATGGGCGAACAAGTGACCAACAGAGAGATCAGCGAGATCCTAAAGGACGTCGACCTCAACGGTGACGGCCAGGTGGACTTTGAGG AGTTTGTGCGGATGATGTCTCGCTGA
- the cabp2b gene encoding calcium-binding protein 2 isoform X1, translating into MFMLIREPSAGGGGGAMSAPPERSAKQVQASIKRKMERQKRRSIEQGMLIAEGLGATHVPPQRQRSRQPPQTTAAEAAEDSEALEEQLEEMLEGRRRTSEEKEAEEDSADLLPIVNSVFGQDRELRPEELEELRVAFVEFDKNKKGYISHRDLGECMRTMGYMPTEMELIELSQQISGGKIDFEDFVELMGPKLLAETADMIGVKELRDAFKEFDSDGDGQISLTELREAMKKLMGEQVTNREISEILKDVDLNGDGQVDFEEFVRMMSR; encoded by the exons GTTCAGGCCTCGATCAAGAGGAAGATGGAGAGGCAGAAGAGGCGAAGCATCGAGCAGGGCATGCTCATCGCTGAGGGTCTGGGCGCCACCCACGTGCCTCCGCAGCGTCAGAGATCCAGACAGCCGCCCCAGACGACGGCGGCAGAGGCGGCTGAGGACAGCGAGGcgctggaggagcagctggaggagatgCTGGAGGGACGTCGCAGGACCAGCGAGGAGAAAGAGGCGGAGGAAGACTCTGCAGACCTGCTGCCCATCGTAAACTCAGTGTTTGGACAG GACAGAGAGCTGAGACCAGAGGAGCTTGAAG AGCTCCGCGTGGCGTTTGTGGAGTTTGACAAGAACAAGAAGGGCTACATCAGTCACAGAGACCTGGGGGAGTGCATGAGGACGATGGGATACATGCCCACCGAGATGGAGCTCATCGAACTGAGCCAACAGATCA gtgGAGGCAAGATTGACTTTGAGGATTTTGTGGAGCTGATGGGACCAAAGCTGCTGGCAGAGACAGCAGACATGATCGGAGTCAAAGAGCTACGAGACGCATTCAAAGAG TTTGACTCCGACGGTGACGGTCAGATCAGTTTGACGGAGCTGCGTGAAGCCATGAAGAAGCTGATGGGCGAACAAGTGACCAACAGAGAGATCAGCGAGATCCTAAAGGACGTCGACCTCAACGGTGACGGCCAGGTGGACTTTGAGG AGTTTGTGCGGATGATGTCTCGCTGA